The Prevotella melaninogenica ATCC 25845 genome includes a window with the following:
- a CDS encoding RNA polymerase sigma factor, with protein sequence MTPLDEAEVIRLLASFEGRQKVFPVIVDQYSQSLYWKIRSIVLTHEDADDVLQNTFLKAWKSLPTFQGKAKLSTWLYRIAINESLDFLRRQKAATLSSADADLSVANRLLADDYFDGDKSQALLQEAIATLPDVQRTVFTLRYYDEMKYSDISEILGTSEGSLKASYHIAVQKITDYVKRYE encoded by the coding sequence GTGACTCCCCTCGATGAAGCTGAAGTGATTCGCCTGTTGGCGAGTTTCGAAGGAAGACAGAAGGTTTTCCCCGTGATTGTTGACCAGTACAGCCAATCGTTGTACTGGAAGATTCGTAGTATAGTCCTTACGCATGAGGATGCTGATGACGTGTTGCAAAACACGTTTCTCAAAGCATGGAAGAGTCTTCCGACCTTTCAAGGAAAAGCTAAATTGTCCACTTGGCTCTATCGCATAGCTATTAACGAGTCACTCGATTTTCTTCGTCGTCAAAAGGCGGCTACGCTCTCCAGTGCTGATGCCGACCTCTCAGTAGCCAATCGCTTATTAGCAGATGACTACTTCGATGGCGATAAGAGTCAGGCATTGTTGCAGGAAGCCATTGCAACCTTGCCCGATGTGCAGCGCACGGTGTTCACACTTCGTTATTATGACGAAATGAAATACTCCGATATTAGCGAGATATTAGGGACCAGCGAGGGTTCGCTGAAAGCCTCTTATCACATTGCTGTACAGAAGATTACTGACTACGTGAAGCGGTATGAATAA
- a CDS encoding T9SS type A sorting domain-containing protein, with protein MIKNIFTPFLFTLLLSVGFTAPVQARAAIDLIDLDVQTISISVVGNVLHVVGAENEQLAIYNVTGVRVMSVKVDGDDKHYTLNLPKGCYIVKVGNVVRKVSIR; from the coding sequence ATGATAAAAAATATATTTACTCCTTTTCTTTTCACATTACTGCTCTCTGTAGGCTTCACCGCACCGGTGCAAGCGCGTGCAGCGATTGATTTGATTGACTTAGACGTTCAGACTATTTCAATCTCGGTTGTTGGTAACGTGTTGCATGTGGTTGGTGCTGAGAACGAACAGTTGGCAATCTATAATGTGACGGGTGTACGCGTGATGAGCGTGAAGGTTGACGGTGACGATAAGCACTATACGCTCAACCTCCCGAAGGGATGCTACATCGTCAAGGTGGGTAATGTAGTTCGCAAGGTATCAATTCGTTAA
- a CDS encoding HutD family protein encodes MTTLPQSSYKTTTWKGGVTRQIFISPADGDLSARQFDVRISSAIIDDVQSVFSDFSGFTRYILPLEGEITLIKEGRRIVLSHNDLYEFEGDEKVSSENTQGAVDFNIIVRHGISVEVGIVEDAAFTDSRRTIVFALEDCCIEGKTVRKHDTALLDEPFSLKGKAVIARFME; translated from the coding sequence ATGACCACACTCCCACAATCATCCTACAAGACTACCACATGGAAAGGTGGTGTCACACGTCAGATATTTATCTCACCTGCTGATGGCGACTTGTCAGCACGGCAATTCGATGTGCGTATCTCGTCGGCTATTATCGATGATGTACAGAGCGTTTTTTCTGATTTTTCGGGCTTCACACGTTATATCCTACCTTTGGAAGGAGAGATAACGCTGATCAAAGAAGGGCGACGTATCGTTTTGTCCCACAATGATTTGTATGAGTTTGAAGGTGACGAGAAAGTAAGTTCGGAGAATACGCAGGGGGCTGTAGACTTTAATATCATCGTTCGACACGGCATAAGTGTCGAGGTGGGGATAGTGGAAGATGCAGCGTTCACGGATAGTCGTCGGACGATTGTCTTTGCCCTCGAAGATTGTTGCATCGAAGGAAAGACTGTTCGCAAACACGATACGGCACTCCTTGATGAGCCTTTCAGCCTAAAAGGGAAAGCCGTCATTGCACGATTTATGGAATAA
- a CDS encoding endo-beta-N-acetylglucosaminidase, whose translation MKRITLFASLALASCLTVSAQRTPTHPLDIQDAKFENLPNYLEAWLKGEMKQPQGVSEIDDQFFISRVRPLERIKDGDYQVRQGVKRDRKMCLWTPLDDPTAQWKALPRYCFEGDNFSLWSYIDIHGNWTSPWIRSTAGLTDVAHKNGVSVGCVMSIGYGAYIYLNQWRPDTYSKTLYKLTKKEGGKFVYAAPLVRMMKYYGVNGIGFNSEFRTSSDVMATLTDFFVACHKEAEKINWKFEVHWYDGTGDDGSIHFDGGLGSHNQNIFGDKDHIATDMLFANYNWGPSHLRGSVSTAQRLGRSSFDYYAGFDIQGRGLRQPSWSALLNNDISIGFWGAHSQSLIHQSATDNGTSDIAIQKTYLKKQELMFSGGYNNPGLLPAINTDCNLANASLKNFHGLATFLSAKSTIQQVPFVSRFNLGNGLSFRKDGKVTFNHKWYNLNTQDYMPTWRWWITDGADQVNTGNINSLAKAELTFDDAYWGGSCLSISGQTDFSRVKLFKTMLEVQPDYEFSVTYKTIAGKDTHAKFFVALKDHVTEYKEVALPAVEAEGKWNTFTVKASELGLAAGDKVAMMGLVVENTPANYELRVGEMALRDNAKDFATATPTIKKVEILRGRYNACDFKMQYASKEESGWEKTYNDEVGTWYYEIYFQQKDQPQQLLTATTSWAAYVVDAPMVSGADKRDCRFGVRAVSPDGKKGSEIVWSDYQTVAYDQPLSDVVADRPVIKPNEEFTLKYLDEMVPAAQAWKLQDAVTGQVVAQGESGTSAKFTVAKEGTYDLVVVDNNGKESVVRGKVKITPEATGAVPQITDITADKTTEKVGQNVTYTYEGRLGEGKASRGLEITDPKMFRIPGDVQQGKSYSYALWFKADKFNHDKQGTNLINKNSIYDSWPHNNWGDLWVTIRPEWQGSRALHAANEISFNTMGWTAHDNPYEDVMTTGYSVTPGVWNHIVVTHTDGNIQKIYFNGRQVASHSFAASSRREDYGDRRINASKVADIFIGGGGVYKSGFNGIIDEVQVWSKPLSDDEVLRAMKGYKEGEVPADLKAYFTFEDVDGMKFKNIGSAGRTYDGSVVVVSGSGGENTSSAAYVDQQPNNNVLGFPGVVGTYEIKTVPTWALGDGQISSSADKTAVVTYAAPGKKNVTLKLKNGWGEAEKTVEEIVEITSEANAIDAVDAQLGFSVYPNPFVESVNMRFAENGRYTINVLGTTGALLQSNSFEAAQGQVVNVAITGTKGMYLVQVLKNGKVYKTVKVIKR comes from the coding sequence ATGAAAAGGATTACTTTATTTGCATCCTTGGCATTGGCAAGCTGCCTCACTGTGAGTGCACAGCGTACGCCAACACATCCATTGGACATCCAGGATGCTAAGTTTGAGAACCTGCCTAACTACCTTGAAGCGTGGTTGAAAGGCGAGATGAAGCAGCCACAGGGCGTCAGCGAGATTGACGACCAGTTCTTTATCTCACGTGTTCGTCCACTCGAGCGTATCAAGGATGGTGATTATCAGGTGCGCCAAGGCGTGAAGCGCGATCGTAAGATGTGTCTGTGGACACCGCTTGACGACCCTACCGCTCAGTGGAAAGCCCTTCCTCGTTATTGCTTTGAGGGCGATAACTTCAGTCTGTGGTCATATATTGACATCCACGGAAACTGGACTTCACCTTGGATTCGTTCTACTGCGGGTCTGACTGACGTTGCTCATAAGAACGGTGTTAGCGTAGGCTGTGTGATGTCTATCGGCTATGGTGCATATATTTATCTTAATCAATGGAGACCAGATACCTATAGTAAGACCCTTTATAAACTAACAAAGAAGGAGGGTGGAAAGTTCGTTTATGCTGCTCCATTGGTTCGCATGATGAAGTATTATGGTGTGAATGGTATCGGCTTTAACTCTGAGTTCCGTACTTCTTCTGATGTAATGGCAACGCTGACAGACTTCTTCGTAGCTTGCCATAAGGAAGCAGAGAAAATCAACTGGAAGTTTGAAGTACATTGGTATGATGGTACTGGTGATGACGGTAGTATTCACTTTGATGGTGGTTTGGGTAGTCATAACCAAAATATCTTTGGTGATAAGGACCACATTGCGACCGATATGCTCTTTGCTAACTACAACTGGGGACCAAGTCATCTGAGAGGTTCTGTAAGTACAGCACAGCGTTTAGGCCGTAGCAGCTTCGACTATTATGCAGGCTTTGATATTCAAGGTCGTGGCTTGAGACAGCCAAGTTGGAGCGCACTGTTGAATAACGATATCTCTATCGGCTTCTGGGGTGCTCACTCACAGAGTCTTATCCACCAGAGTGCAACAGACAATGGAACATCTGATATTGCTATCCAGAAGACTTATCTGAAGAAGCAGGAGCTTATGTTTAGTGGTGGATATAACAATCCAGGTCTGTTACCAGCCATCAATACGGATTGTAATTTGGCAAATGCAAGCTTAAAGAACTTCCACGGTCTTGCTACCTTCCTTTCTGCGAAGTCTACTATCCAGCAGGTTCCATTCGTATCACGCTTTAACCTTGGTAATGGTTTGAGCTTCCGCAAGGATGGTAAGGTTACCTTCAACCACAAGTGGTATAACCTCAATACGCAGGATTACATGCCAACATGGCGTTGGTGGATAACTGATGGTGCTGATCAGGTAAACACAGGGAATATCAATAGTCTTGCAAAGGCAGAACTTACCTTCGATGATGCTTACTGGGGTGGTTCATGTTTGTCTATCTCTGGTCAGACAGACTTCTCACGTGTGAAACTCTTTAAGACAATGCTTGAGGTACAGCCAGACTATGAGTTCTCTGTTACCTATAAGACTATCGCAGGCAAGGACACACATGCTAAGTTCTTTGTTGCTTTGAAAGACCATGTTACCGAGTATAAAGAGGTAGCATTGCCAGCCGTTGAGGCTGAAGGCAAGTGGAATACCTTTACAGTAAAGGCTTCTGAACTCGGTTTGGCTGCTGGTGATAAGGTAGCTATGATGGGTCTTGTTGTTGAGAACACTCCTGCTAACTATGAGTTGCGTGTTGGTGAGATGGCACTCCGCGACAATGCAAAGGACTTCGCTACAGCCACTCCAACAATCAAGAAGGTTGAGATTCTCCGTGGTCGTTACAACGCTTGTGACTTCAAGATGCAGTATGCTTCTAAGGAAGAATCAGGTTGGGAGAAGACTTATAACGACGAGGTAGGTACATGGTATTATGAAATCTACTTCCAACAGAAGGATCAGCCACAGCAGTTGCTTACCGCTACTACTTCATGGGCTGCCTATGTTGTTGATGCGCCAATGGTATCAGGTGCTGACAAGCGCGACTGCCGTTTCGGTGTACGTGCCGTTTCTCCTGATGGTAAGAAGGGTTCTGAGATTGTTTGGTCAGACTATCAGACTGTGGCTTACGACCAGCCATTGAGCGATGTCGTTGCTGACCGTCCTGTGATTAAGCCAAACGAGGAATTCACACTCAAATATCTTGATGAAATGGTTCCTGCTGCACAAGCATGGAAACTTCAAGACGCTGTTACAGGACAGGTTGTTGCACAGGGCGAAAGCGGTACAAGTGCTAAGTTTACTGTTGCAAAAGAAGGTACATACGACCTTGTTGTTGTCGATAATAACGGCAAGGAAAGTGTCGTACGTGGTAAGGTGAAGATTACTCCAGAAGCAACGGGTGCTGTTCCACAGATTACTGATATCACTGCTGACAAGACAACAGAGAAGGTAGGTCAGAACGTAACCTATACTTACGAGGGTCGTCTCGGAGAGGGTAAGGCGTCACGTGGTCTTGAGATTACCGACCCTAAGATGTTCCGCATCCCTGGTGATGTGCAGCAGGGTAAGTCTTATTCATACGCACTCTGGTTCAAGGCTGACAAGTTCAACCATGACAAGCAGGGTACAAACCTTATCAATAAGAACTCTATCTACGACAGCTGGCCTCATAACAACTGGGGTGACCTTTGGGTAACTATTCGTCCAGAGTGGCAGGGCTCACGTGCTTTACATGCTGCTAATGAGATTTCATTCAATACAATGGGTTGGACAGCTCACGACAATCCTTACGAGGACGTGATGACAACTGGCTACAGCGTAACTCCTGGTGTATGGAACCATATCGTGGTAACACACACCGATGGTAATATCCAGAAGATTTACTTCAATGGTCGTCAGGTAGCAAGCCACAGTTTCGCTGCTTCTTCACGTCGTGAGGATTATGGCGACCGTCGTATCAATGCGAGCAAGGTAGCCGACATCTTCATCGGTGGTGGTGGTGTTTACAAGAGCGGCTTCAATGGTATCATTGATGAGGTTCAGGTATGGAGCAAGCCACTCTCTGACGACGAAGTACTGCGCGCTATGAAGGGTTATAAGGAAGGAGAGGTTCCTGCTGATTTGAAGGCTTACTTCACTTTCGAAGATGTTGACGGTATGAAGTTTAAGAACATCGGTTCTGCAGGTAGAACCTATGATGGTTCTGTTGTTGTTGTATCTGGTAGCGGTGGCGAGAACACATCAAGTGCCGCCTACGTTGACCAGCAGCCTAACAACAATGTATTGGGCTTCCCAGGTGTTGTAGGTACATACGAGATTAAGACTGTTCCTACTTGGGCTTTAGGCGATGGTCAGATTTCTTCATCTGCTGATAAGACAGCTGTCGTTACCTATGCTGCTCCTGGTAAGAAGAATGTAACCCTGAAGCTGAAGAACGGTTGGGGCGAGGCTGAGAAGACCGTAGAGGAAATCGTTGAGATTACCTCTGAGGCTAACGCAATCGATGCAGTCGATGCTCAACTTGGCTTCTCTGTTTATCCTAACCCATTCGTTGAGAGCGTAAACATGCGCTTTGCTGAAAATGGTCGCTACACAATCAACGTACTCGGTACTACTGGCGCACTCCTCCAGAGCAATAGCTTTGAGGCTGCACAGGGTCAGGTCGTTAACGTAGCTATCACTGGCACAAAGGGTATGTACCTCGTTCAGGTGCTTAAGAATGGTAAGGTTTACAAGACTGTGAAGGTGATTAAGAGGTAA